A genomic segment from Nodularia sphaerocarpa UHCC 0038 encodes:
- a CDS encoding PfaD family polyunsaturated fatty acid/polyketide biosynthesis protein has translation MLTNNLLNNKRSKSLLKLSNFFVNQNQAWQGSLNTISFDGNGIKAKLLNLDKPCYIIRVEDKIGVTNQGYLLPFHNEEIAQVELLMSVPAMQIQQLGDPNFLNFHKVKYAYTTGAMAHGIASEELVIALGKEKILSSFGAGGLSPDRVETAIKRIQQALPQGPYAFNLLHSPSDPAVERGVVDLYLKYQVRTIEASAFLDLTDNIVYYRVAGLSLNAANQIEIKNKVIAKISRREVATKFLQPAPFKILKQLVEQGLISELQATLAAKIPMADDITVEADSGGHTDNRPLVCLLPSILELRDQIQGQFGYERPVRIGVGGGIATPQSALAAFMMGAAYVVTGSINQSCIEAGTSQYTKQLLAQAEMADVMMAPAADMFEMGVKLQVLKKGTLFPLRAQKLFDLYKNYDSIEDIPQSEREKIEKQIFRNSLDAIWQETVNYLSQRNPEKLHKAANNPKLKMALIFRWYLGLSSRWSNSGEKGREIDYQIWCGPAMGSFNNWVKDSYLADLNNRKVVDVANHIMTGAAFLYRLQSLKIQGLQIPDSYTQYHPVIAAPF, from the coding sequence ATGCTCACAAATAATCTCCTCAACAACAAACGCAGCAAATCACTTTTAAAACTCTCCAACTTCTTTGTCAACCAAAATCAAGCTTGGCAAGGCTCATTAAATACCATATCTTTTGATGGAAATGGCATAAAAGCTAAACTACTCAACTTAGATAAACCTTGTTACATCATCAGAGTTGAAGATAAAATAGGTGTAACTAATCAAGGATACTTGCTGCCTTTCCATAATGAAGAAATCGCACAAGTAGAACTGTTAATGTCTGTTCCAGCCATGCAGATTCAACAGTTAGGCGATCCAAATTTTCTCAATTTCCACAAAGTCAAATATGCCTATACCACTGGTGCAATGGCTCATGGTATTGCTTCCGAAGAACTAGTAATTGCCCTGGGAAAAGAGAAAATTTTAAGTTCATTTGGTGCTGGGGGTTTATCTCCTGACCGTGTTGAAACAGCCATCAAGCGTATTCAGCAAGCCCTACCCCAAGGCCCTTACGCTTTTAACTTACTCCATAGTCCCAGTGACCCGGCTGTTGAACGTGGTGTAGTTGATTTGTATCTAAAATATCAAGTCAGAACCATAGAAGCATCTGCCTTTTTAGATTTGACAGACAACATTGTTTACTACCGAGTTGCGGGACTAAGTTTGAATGCAGCCAATCAAATTGAAATCAAAAATAAAGTCATTGCCAAAATTTCTCGGCGAGAAGTTGCCACCAAATTTTTACAACCAGCCCCCTTCAAAATTCTCAAACAATTAGTAGAGCAAGGTCTAATCAGTGAATTACAGGCAACTCTAGCCGCCAAAATTCCCATGGCTGATGATATTACCGTAGAAGCAGATTCTGGTGGTCATACAGATAATCGTCCTTTAGTTTGTTTATTACCATCCATACTCGAATTAAGAGATCAAATTCAAGGACAATTTGGTTACGAAAGACCAGTTAGAATCGGAGTAGGCGGAGGAATTGCCACTCCCCAATCAGCCTTAGCTGCCTTTATGATGGGCGCTGCTTATGTTGTCACTGGCTCCATTAACCAATCCTGTATTGAAGCTGGAACTTCTCAATATACCAAACAATTACTAGCACAGGCAGAGATGGCTGATGTGATGATGGCTCCAGCCGCAGATATGTTTGAAATGGGAGTAAAACTGCAAGTTCTCAAAAAAGGAACTCTCTTTCCTCTACGAGCGCAAAAACTGTTTGATTTATACAAAAACTATGATTCAATTGAAGATATTCCCCAGAGCGAAAGAGAGAAAATAGAAAAGCAAATTTTCAGAAATAGTCTAGATGCGATTTGGCAAGAAACAGTTAATTACTTATCTCAACGCAACCCCGAAAAACTGCACAAAGCAGCCAACAATCCCAAGCTAAAAATGGCTTTAATTTTTCGCTGGTATCTGGGCTTATCTTCTCGTTGGTCTAACTCTGGTGAAAAAGGTCGAGAAATTGATTATCAAATCTGGTGCGGTCCTGCGATGGGAAGCTTCAATAACTGGGTAAAAGATTCTTACTTGGCAGATTTAAATAATCGCAAAGTAGTTGATGTAGCTAATCATATAATGACAGGAGCAGCATTTTTATATCGATTACAAAGTTTAAAAATCCAAGGATTGCAAATTCCCGATTCTTATACTCAATATCATCCAGTTATTGCTGCGCCTTTTTAA
- a CDS encoding phthiocerol/phthiodiolone dimycocerosyl transferase family protein, which yields MIDNRNLGSLEQAMENLNSRAKTWNIVTISRIKGPLNPEIIRLALDMIQRRHPRLNSHIVRLKNSLRFQTEGTTKIPLRVVKKLDHQQWTEVVQEEMNQAINSSECLMRAVLVHIQNNSHENYLITTVHHAVGDGLSSIRLHSEILTYSHQIFSGDLINPVTSLLPLPPVEELLPRWTKRFRGKISSTILFLQLGLQRIWYQPQTLGFEKYVPIAQRRCDIIHRQLDQELTQQLVNCCRQANTTVNSALCAATMFIIASKITKKNSKHIRVNCLSYLDLRRHLESTISDEQMTILASSIMGFYTIQTKTYFWELAREVKQNFEASTKRGDIFKMILLAKHLIDFLLIYPHQIAATVSVSNAGRVNIPNIYGEFELEEISFVGSHALYAGMFITHASTFQGKMLLNFVFSEPSISREKMEYIVNQLMSYISHICNLKVEPSLTIV from the coding sequence ATGATTGATAATAGAAACCTGGGATCTCTTGAGCAAGCTATGGAGAACTTAAATAGCCGTGCTAAAACCTGGAACATAGTCACTATCAGCCGCATCAAAGGTCCCCTGAATCCAGAAATTATCAGACTGGCTCTAGATATGATTCAGCGTCGCCACCCCCGACTTAATTCTCACATTGTCCGTCTTAAGAATAGTCTGCGTTTTCAAACTGAAGGAACAACAAAGATTCCTTTGCGAGTTGTCAAAAAATTAGATCATCAGCAGTGGACAGAAGTTGTTCAAGAAGAGATGAACCAGGCCATTAATAGCAGCGAATGTCTAATGCGAGCCGTGCTGGTTCATATCCAGAATAACAGCCATGAAAATTATCTAATTACAACAGTACATCATGCCGTTGGGGATGGGTTATCATCCATCCGTCTACATTCAGAAATCTTGACTTATTCTCACCAAATTTTCTCTGGAGACCTAATTAACCCAGTTACTAGTTTACTCCCACTACCACCTGTAGAAGAACTACTACCCAGATGGACAAAGAGGTTCAGAGGTAAAATCAGCAGCACAATACTTTTTTTACAGCTTGGTTTACAAAGAATTTGGTATCAACCACAAACATTAGGTTTTGAAAAGTATGTACCCATTGCCCAGCGTCGTTGTGATATTATTCACAGGCAACTTGACCAAGAGTTAACTCAACAGTTAGTTAATTGTTGTCGCCAGGCAAATACAACTGTAAATAGTGCTTTATGTGCGGCCACGATGTTTATAATTGCCAGCAAAATCACTAAAAAGAATAGCAAACATATCAGAGTAAACTGCCTATCTTACCTTGATTTACGCAGACATCTAGAATCAACAATTAGCGATGAACAGATGACAATATTAGCTTCATCTATTATGGGATTTTATACCATACAAACAAAGACATACTTTTGGGAATTAGCGCGGGAGGTGAAACAAAACTTTGAAGCTAGTACAAAGCGCGGCGATATCTTTAAAATGATTTTACTTGCAAAGCATCTGATAGATTTTTTGTTAATCTATCCCCATCAAATAGCTGCCACCGTATCTGTATCTAATGCTGGTAGAGTCAATATCCCCAATATTTATGGTGAATTTGAACTAGAAGAAATCAGTTTTGTTGGTTCTCATGCTTTATATGCAGGTATGTTTATTACCCATGCCTCAACTTTTCAAGGAAAAATGCTGTTGAATTTTGTGTTTTCTGAACCTTCAATTAGTCGCGAGAAAATGGAGTATATTGTCAATCAACTTATGTCCTATATTTCCCATATTTGCAACTTAAAAGTTGAGCCGAGTTTAACTATAGTTTAA
- a CDS encoding phosphopantetheine-binding protein yields MNQSISNSSASQTYTVEQIQAWLVSQIAEQLNIQLDEIDVKEPLDSYGLDSVQAIMLANKAEKFLGFKLSPMLLWHYPTIASLSQRLVEDLEGSESEIFQI; encoded by the coding sequence ATGAATCAGTCTATTTCTAATTCCAGTGCTAGTCAAACTTATACTGTAGAACAAATTCAAGCTTGGCTAGTCTCTCAAATTGCTGAACAGTTGAATATTCAACTCGATGAAATAGATGTTAAAGAACCTTTAGATAGCTACGGGCTGGATTCAGTACAGGCTATTATGCTGGCAAATAAAGCCGAGAAATTTTTGGGATTTAAGCTGTCTCCTATGCTGCTGTGGCATTATCCCACTATTGCATCACTGTCCCAGCGTTTAGTTGAAGACTTGGAAGGCTCCGAGTCAGAGATATTTCAGATTTAA